The following is a genomic window from Chloracidobacterium sp..
CGTTTTTTCAAATATTTAGGAGCACACCATGGAATCCTAATACGTTGCATGGTTCTGGAGCATGGGATTTCAAAAGCGCGAGTAGCCCCGACAGATCGAACAAACCCTTGAAAGGGAGAATAAGAAAATATGTCCTTTTCTTTATTGTATCAGTACTTATTGCGGTTCCAGTTGTTCTGGTGTCGTATCATTTAGATGTTGTCAAGTGGCTTGACAATCGATTGTCGAGTTTTACTACGTATGCCCAAAGCGTAATGCAAAAGGAACGCACCCCAGGAACGAAAAGTACTGGAATCAAAAAAACGAAGAAACAGAAACAAATTAAACGCAAATAGTCTAAACGAGAAAAACGTATGAGTTTCGATTCCCCGCAAAATAAAACTTATGATCATTCGATGTTGGAGTTCCTCAAAGAATTTGGAACTGATCTTACCACAGAGGCATCCGAGGGACGACTGTCTCCGATTGTCGGTCGGAAAGAGGTTGTGGAGATGATGATCCAGACTCTTTGCCGAAGTACTAAATCAAATCCTGTTTTGATTGGTCCTGCCGGAGTGGTAAGACGGCGCTTGCCGAAGGACTTGCCCTCAAGATACACAATAACGATGTGCCTAAAAAACTTAAAAACTGCCGAATTTTCTCTGTCTCAGCGTTGTCACTGATAGCGGGTGCATCGTGGTACGGAATGATTGATCACAGAATCAAAAACCTACTAGAAGAAGCGAAGCGGAAGAACATCATTGTCTTTATTGATGAAATTCATACTCTCATTGATTCCGGTCCCGGGGGAGATACTTCAAGGGATATTTTGCAACAGATGGAACCAGCCCTTTCTAGAGGGCAGATTAAATTGATAGGTGCATCAGACCTATTAATTAAGAACGGCGACTACCTTAATTGATGGAAACGATACTTCCAGATGTTGCTTATAAGCACTCACTTATAGAAACACTTGAGGAGCCGGTGAAGAAGGCTGTAATAACGCTTTTGTATCAGGGAGAACCTACTGCAAGTTCTGGGTTTCACCATTTCTTGAACCAGAAATGGATGATTGTTTTGGAAGGCTATCCCTCTGAACTGGTCTTGGAAGCCGCGAGGTTGTCCGGATTGGAAGTGTCGTCGAGAGGCCACATCCGGTAGCGCTATGAGATTTCAACGGATATATGGCTTGATGACTGCCCTGAAACTGATCCTGAAAAGGCAATGATATTTTTTGATCAATTCGCCGAAGTTTACGAGCAACTGCATTCGATTATTAAAAGAAACGCGACAAATCGCGAAATCATGAAACGTAGTGCGCTTGAAAAGCACAACAGAAGAATAAGTGGGGATCGTTGATATGGAAAAATACTCGGAATTAAAACACATTGGAGCGTTTCTGCGGAGCGAACTGAATATTGATCCTGAGCCGGTTCTGAAGGTTATTTCCGAACAGCTGAAGAAACAAAATGTGCTAGACTCCGTTGAGGGAAGAGAGATTTCGCCTTGTCCTTTTTGCGACGGAGCCGCAAAAGTGGTTACGACGATAGCTGATCAAAATCGCAGTAATTTACAAGGCTGGTGCTTTGTCCAATGCTGGAGGTGCGGTTGTAAAACTGATTTGGTGAGACTCGGCCAAGCGGTGGATGTTTGGAATACCAGAACCTTGAATGACAGCCACGGTGATTAGGTATTCGTGAATAGTTAAGATAGCTGTAATGGACATATTTCAGTTGCAAAGATTCTTAAATGCTCAGGAACAATCCTTCGGTCGGGTCATCGACGAACTTAGCTCTGGCGCGAAGAGAACCCATTGGATGTGGTTCGTGTTTCCGCAGGTTGAGGGTTTGGGCAGAAGTGAGACAGCAAGGACATTTGCCATCAAGTCATTGAAAGAAGCGGTTGAGTATCTCAAGCACCCAGTCTTGGGGCTGCGGTTAAGAGAGTGTGCAAGAATCGTGTATGAACTTGAAGGAAGATCGGTCTCGGATATATTTGGCTATCCAGACGATCTGAAATTTCACTCTTCGATGACATTGTTTGCCCAACTGGATGGCTCGAACTCTATTTTTCAATCTGTTTTGAATAAGTATTTTGACGGGAAAGTGGATAAATCGACGATTTCAATTCTAAGGCAGTTTGGATTGAAAACGTCTTCTGTCAACAATGTTCCTGACTTACCGGAATCCGCCGGATTCATGGTCTTTGCTAAACGTGTGACCAAATCGGGAAAGGAGAAATGCGGAGATTCATTTGTTGTCGAGGTTTTGGAGCAGGAGAACATGCTTGTTCTGGCAGTGGCTGATGGAGTTAGCTCCAGCCCGTGTGACTGGAAAGCTTCTGAGACGGCATGTGAAGCTGTGTTGGAAAAATTCAAGAAGTCTAGCGGTTCAGTGGCTTTGAGAATGACAACTGCCGCAGAAAAAGCACACAGCTCGGTTCGTCAAATTGATGGTAAATGCTCCGGCTCGATAACTTCCCTTACTTTTGTGGTTTGGGATACGACTGAAAGTCAGATCAATGTGCTGAATGTTGGTGATTCACGAGTTTATATTGGGCCCGACACCGGTCTCGAACCGGTAACGAGGGATGATGTACTGCCTGTTGTTCTCAAAAGAAACGGTGAGGTTGTCTTGCAAGCCGGCGTTCCCGTGTTCATGCGCGGTGTGACAAGAAGTTTAGGCCAGATGGAATCACTCGAATTTTTAGTAGAGACGCATCCGTTCCGAAGCAGCGATATCCTTTTGCTAGTTTCCGATGGAGTAACAAAGAACGAGGCATTCACCTCAAAAATACCATCAATATTTAGTTCATCCGATATCGAGCGGGGACTAAGCAATTTAGTTATTGAAAATTCCCAAAGGAATAAAGATGACGCAACTTTAATCGCGGTTTGGAGCACTGCCTCAGATGCTTCCAACGTCATGGTTTATGAGCGATGTTTACAAAGCAAGTCTGATTTTCGTGAAGCCGGTCTCTTGCCAAATCAGATTGTTGAATTCATAAGGAATGATCTCTTGTCGAAAATTGCGAATGACCAAAACGATGCAGTGAATGAAGTACTTGATTACGCAGAGAGATTCGGAATTCGCTTTGACCGGAGTTTTCTAAGCGAATTTCTAAGTCAAGTAATTAAACAAGGAACCGACAAGGTTCTGGTCGCTCGACTCAGAGAGTTTATTAGACGAGCAAATTGAGCACAATCAAAATATCTCAGCTTTGTGAACTACTTTGTTTAGTTTGACTGGATTCTGCTCGATTAGCCCTAGGACGCCAAGATCGTTAATTGACGGACGGCTAGTTACTCGATTCACTTGATCAAGTGCAATAGACGGCCCTTTCCATCTTCGACACAGCTCTGGAGTAACCGCAAGAAACCACGACGAGCTTTCATCACGATGCTTACCCGTAGGAATTGCCCACAACGTAAAGTGATTCATAGAGGGTAGTGTCAAGTTCTTTGTGTAAATGATCTCCCTTCATTTTCAGTAGTAGTAGCAGGGGCTGTGGGAACGGTGGAAAAATGTCTTTTATTTTTCCACGGTTTCCATAGCCCGATCTTGTCAACTCTGTGGCAGCCGGTCTTCGTAGACGATAGCGAACCGGCTGAGGGCGGCCT
Proteins encoded in this region:
- a CDS encoding ATP-dependent Clp protease ATP-binding subunit, whose protein sequence is MKSCFDWSCRSGKTALAEGLALKIHNNDVPKKLKNCRIFSVSALSLIAGASWYGMIDHRIKNLLEEAKRKNIIVFIDEIHTLIDSGPGGDTSRDILQQMEPALSRGQIKLIGASDLLIKNGDYLN
- a CDS encoding DUF1810 family protein — its product is MDIFQLQRFLNAQEQSFGRVIDELSSGAKRTHWMWFVFPQVEGLGRSETARTFAIKSLKEAVEYLKHPVLGLRLRECARIVYELEGRSVSDIFGYPDDLKFHSSMTLFAQLDGSNSIFQSVLNKYFDGKVDKSTISILRQFGLKTSSVNNVPDLPESAGFMVFAKRVTKSGKEKCGDSFVVEVLEQENMLVLAVADGVSSSPCDWKASETACEAVLEKFKKSSGSVALRMTTAAEKAHSSVRQIDGKCSGSITSLTFVVWDTTESQINVLNVGDSRVYIGPDTGLEPVTRDDVLPVVLKRNGEVVLQAGVPVFMRGVTRSLGQMESLEFLVETHPFRSSDILLLVSDGVTKNEAFTSKIPSIFSSSDIERGLSNLVIENSQRNKDDATLIAVWSTASDASNVMVYERCLQSKSDFREAGLLPNQIVEFIRNDLLSKIANDQNDAVNEVLDYAERFGIRFDRSFLSEFLSQVIKQGTDKVLVARLREFIRRAN